The Desulfococcus multivorans DNA window GCCAATATGTCGACGGCGTCATCCACGGTCAGATTTTTGATGTTCAAGACCATGTCATACAACCGGCTGTCCCAGGTATCCGTGCCGTAAAGCTGAAGGCTCCATTTCCTTCGCTCCTCGTCATCTTTTTTTAAGATATACCGAGCTTTTTCGGCTGAGATGTTCTCTCTTTTCATCTCCTCTCGAACCCGATCCTCCATGTCGGCGATAATTCTGACCTTGAGAACATTGGGGATGTCTGAAAGAAGATAGTGACCCGCCAGGCCGTGATAGACGACATTGTCCTTCAGAACATGCAGGAGGAGGGCGGATCGGATGTAGTTGACATATCGCTCCTTGCCGTGTGAAAAACGTTCCAATACCGTAGGAGCGTCATGAAGCGCTCTCACGAGCTTTATTTCAGGGATATCGAATTCATCGGAAGCCTCAAGGAGGATGTCGCGGGATAGACATGCATACCCCAACTTGCGGGCCAGCATTTCCGCGACGTCCTTTCCGCGGCTGTATGATCCTCTGGAAATAGTGATGATAGCCATAATGATAATCCTCGTCTTAAATGGGTTGACATTGCTCAGACATGGTGAGGCAGCCTCATAGTCAGGCGGTGCACCGCCATGTCGTCTTTCACGATCAGGATCGTTGCATTCTTGCCCATGCCGCAACCCGTGTCGATGACCGCCATCATGGCATATTCTCCGGGCGTCACGCCAGTTTTTTTTTCGGTGCGGGCAAGGCCATGATCGCCGATTACTTGCTTCATATTTCAACATAGGCCATATGTTATGACAGGCAGAATGGAAATATGCTTTGATTTGGGAGGCGCGAGAGGGAAGTGTTACATCGTGTTGGTTTTGTGGTCGACATGAAATTGAACGTGCACTAGAGTATATTATGGAATCTTCCCATAAAACACGGAATGATTCGTCCCTCGTCGAGGTCGGAAAGCATTTCCCGAAAGGGGGCGGCAGGTTCACGCCCAGGAGCGACGGTTGATCCGTCAACCGCCGTCGTCAGGGCAAAACCGGAAGGAGGACTGATGAAAAGAGTTCTGGTCACCGGAGCTGTCGGACAGATCGGATCGGAACTGGTCGTGTATCTCAGAGGGATTCTCGGAAACGACAATGTCGTGGCCGCCGGCCACACGAAGCCGCCCGATCCGTCCTTCAGGGAATCCGGACCCTTTCATTTCATCGAATGCACCCGGATTGAATCCGTCGCCGATCTGGTGAAACGTTACAGGATCGATACGATCTATCACCTGGCGGCGGTGCTGTCGGCCAGCGCGGAAAAAGATCCTCAACGTGCCTGGCAGGTCAACATGGGCGGTCTTTATAACGTCCTCGAGGTGGCGCGGGAACATCAATGCGCTGTATTCACCCCCAGTTCCATCGCTACCTTCGGCCCCGGCACCCCCCTCGACAAGACGCCTCAGGTGACCATTCAGCGGCCGTCGACCCTTTACGGCGTCACCAAGGTGAGCGGCGAGCTGCTTTGCGACTATTACTTCAAGCGGTATGGGGTGGATACCCGCGGGGTCCGTTATCCCGGACTGGTTTCATACAAAACGCCTCCCGGAGGAGGAACCACCGATTATGCCGTGGAGATCTATGTCGAGGCGGTTCGCCGCGGACGCTATACCTGCTACCTCAGAGCCGACACGCGACTGGACATGATGTACATGCCCGATGCGCTTCGGGCGGCCGTCGAGATCATGGCGGCGGACCCCCGACGGCTCAAACACCGCAATGCCTTCAACATCACGGCCATGACCGTTTCTCCGGAGAGTATCGCTGCCGTGATCCGACGGTTCATCCCCGAATTCTGCCTCGATGTCGACGTCGATCCTCTTCGCCAGGGGATCGCCGACTCCTGGCCCAACAGCCTGGATGACCGCGCTGCCCGCGAGGAATGGGGGTGGGCCCCGCGGTATGATCTGGCCGCCATGACCCATGACATGCTCGTCAACATATCGAAGCGCTCGTGAGTTCGGGAAGGCGGCCGCCGGAATCGATGTCGGCGTTTAATCGGCTTGACGGCGGTGGGGTCGTGATTAGGTTTTTATTATACGATTCGGAATGACGACGGCTCTCAACCGGGAATTGACGGAAAAGGCGATCGCAAAAATCCGACACCCAAGGAGGTGGATTATGTTGAACATATGCGCCGGTCTCGCCGTGGCGATATTGATTGTCTTTACGATGTTCAATCTTTTTCTGCCCTACGCGCTTATCGCTCTTGCGGCCATTGTCCCTTTGGGCTTTGCCTGCGGCGTGATCAGCCGGGCCAGGGGGCGAGACTGCAAAATGGGAATTTGCGGCATTTGATAGGAGGTTTTTATGAACGATAAAACCGAACTCCTGAAAACGCTTTATGAAGTCCTCGGCGAGGAAGGTTGTGGCATGTCCTGCGAGGACGCCGATATTTTTCAGGATGAGGACGGTTGGAAATTGAACCTGGAGGGCTTCATGGAACCCTGGAATCTGGGAAAGACCCTGACCGAAGCCCGTCAAAGCATTCGTGAATACGCATCCATGGGATTTGGTCTGCACTGACCCTCTCGCACGGACCTTTCCCGTGTTCATAAGGGCCGCGGTTTTTCGTTGCTGAAAAGCCCGCGGCCCTTGGATTTCATCGCGTGTTTCGTGCCAATTCTTCATGCCCCGCCTTCGATGAAGGCTGCGGCACGTCGTTATCCGTATAAATTGATGGATTGCTTGCTACCTCAGGCCTGAAACCGAATCAACACGTCGCCGGCCTCCACCGCCTGACCGACGGCGCTGACGACCTCCGAGACGATGCCGTCCACCGGGGAGGCCACATCGCTTTCCATCTTCATGGATTCGAGTACTACCAGGGACTGTCCGCGGAATACCCGGTCTCCCGGCTGGACGGGAATTCCCACTACCAGCCCGGGCATGGGGCAGACGAGAACGTTGTCTGCGGGTCGTTCGATTCGGGTGGGCATGTATTTCATGAGATCCCACTCCCGGGGCGTATAAATTTCGAAGACGCGGGTGATGCCGCTGAATGCGACGTGAATGAAGGACTGCTCAACCCGCAGCCGAAAGCGGTGTATCCTGCCGTCGATAGTGAGGTTGAGACGGCGACGATAGAACTCGAACTCGGGCGTTTCGACCGCGTAGACCGTGGATCCCACATGGACGGTCCAGTGGCGGCCGGCCGTTACGCCCTCGAGAAGGATGTCCATCACCTCGTTTCCAGACCGGACAGTGTAACGGTGGGCGCTCTCCACGGCTTTTTTCCCGCCGATCCGCGACACCATGGGCCGGAGGGAATCGCGGACGGCAACTGTGCGGACATGGTAGATCAATGCCGCCGTCAGAGCCGCTAATTCCAACGCCCTGCGGTCCTCGGAAATTTTCGGTCGGCTGCCTTCGAAGTGCCGATCGATGAAGTCCGTGGCCAGGTTTCCCCGGACGAATGCCGGATGGCACAGGATGCTGTTGACGAAATCGATGTTGGTGACCACGCCCTCGATGTGATAGCCGTTCAGGGCTTCCACCAGCCGAATACGGGCTTCCTCCCGGTCATTGCCGCAGCAGATGGCCTTGGCCATCATGGAGTCGTAATAGACGCCGATGTAGCTCCCGGTCTGGACGCCGCTGTCGACCCTGACGGCGCTTCCCCTGGGTTCCGCATAACGGGTGATCATGCCGGTGGACGGGATGAATCCCCGATCGGGGTCTTCGGCGCAGATGCGCGCCTCCATGGCCCAGCCGGTGAAAGTGATGCCCTCCTGGTCGAAGGGGAGCCTTTCCCCTGCGGCAATTTCCATTTGAAGCGCCACAAGATCCAGTCCTGTGACCATTTCAGTGACCGGATGTTCCACCTGGAGCCGCGTGTTCATTTCCAGAAAGTAAAATTCGTCGTGTTCGTCCAGAACGAACTCCACCGTTCCGGCATTGACATAGCCGGCCTGTCGGGCCAGGTCGCAGGCGGCTTGACCCATGTGCCGGCGCAAGGCCTCGGAGACGGCCGGGGACGGCGACTCCTCGATGATCTTCTGGTAGCGGCGCTGGATGGAGCATTCCCGCTCTCCCAGATGGACGACACCACCGAAGGCATCGGCCAGGATCTGAATCTCCACATGCCGCGGCTTTTCGATATACCGTTCCAGGAAAATCCGACTGTCCCCGAAGGACTTCAGGGTCTCCTGGCGGCCGGCCGAAAAGGCGGCTTTCATTTCCTCGGGTTTTCGGACGATGCGCATCCCTTTTCCGCCCCCGCCGGCCGCAGGCTTGAGCAGGATCGGATAGCCGACGGCGTCCGCCGCGGCCAGGGCATCGTCTTCGGTGTCCAGCGCATCGGCGTGGCCTGGGATGATCGGAACGCCGGCCTTGACGGCCAAGGCCTTTGCCGCGATCTTATCGCCCATGGCGGCGATGACGGCGGCCGGCGGACCGATGAAGACGAGCCCGGCCTCCATGACGCTTTGGGCGAAGGCGGGGTTCTCCGAGAGGAAGCCGTAGCCCGGGTGAACGGCCTGACAGCCGGCGGCCTGGGCGACGGAGATGATCTTGTCGGCGTTGAGATAGGACATCTGGGCATGGGGCTTTCCGATGTGCACGGCCTCATCGGCCG harbors:
- a CDS encoding acetyl-CoA carboxylase biotin carboxylase subunit, with the protein product MFEKILIANRGEIAVRIIRTCRKLGIGTVAVYSDADSRSLHVQTADEAVHIGKPHAQMSYLNADKIISVAQAAGCQAVHPGYGFLSENPAFAQSVMEAGLVFIGPPAAVIAAMGDKIAAKALAVKAGVPIIPGHADALDTEDDALAAADAVGYPILLKPAAGGGGKGMRIVRKPEEMKAAFSAGRQETLKSFGDSRIFLERYIEKPRHVEIQILADAFGGVVHLGERECSIQRRYQKIIEESPSPAVSEALRRHMGQAACDLARQAGYVNAGTVEFVLDEHDEFYFLEMNTRLQVEHPVTEMVTGLDLVALQMEIAAGERLPFDQEGITFTGWAMEARICAEDPDRGFIPSTGMITRYAEPRGSAVRVDSGVQTGSYIGVYYDSMMAKAICCGNDREEARIRLVEALNGYHIEGVVTNIDFVNSILCHPAFVRGNLATDFIDRHFEGSRPKISEDRRALELAALTAALIYHVRTVAVRDSLRPMVSRIGGKKAVESAHRYTVRSGNEVMDILLEGVTAGRHWTVHVGSTVYAVETPEFEFYRRRLNLTIDGRIHRFRLRVEQSFIHVAFSGITRVFEIYTPREWDLMKYMPTRIERPADNVLVCPMPGLVVGIPVQPGDRVFRGQSLVVLESMKMESDVASPVDGIVSEVVSAVGQAVEAGDVLIRFQA
- a CDS encoding AAA family ATPase; this encodes MAIITISRGSYSRGKDVAEMLARKLGYACLSRDILLEASDEFDIPEIKLVRALHDAPTVLERFSHGKERYVNYIRSALLLHVLKDNVVYHGLAGHYLLSDIPNVLKVRIIADMEDRVREEMKRENISAEKARYILKKDDEERRKWSLQLYGTDTWDSRLYDMVLNIKNLTVDDAVDILAETAQKPIFQTTSESKQILENLALAARVQMKLTKLDPTISVSAENGMVNIANINRTSADNSAALAEIKRLAESVPGVKEVVLQHFPTQKQEKNINPFHNVG
- a CDS encoding NAD-dependent epimerase/dehydratase family protein, with translation MKRVLVTGAVGQIGSELVVYLRGILGNDNVVAAGHTKPPDPSFRESGPFHFIECTRIESVADLVKRYRIDTIYHLAAVLSASAEKDPQRAWQVNMGGLYNVLEVAREHQCAVFTPSSIATFGPGTPLDKTPQVTIQRPSTLYGVTKVSGELLCDYYFKRYGVDTRGVRYPGLVSYKTPPGGGTTDYAVEIYVEAVRRGRYTCYLRADTRLDMMYMPDALRAAVEIMAADPRRLKHRNAFNITAMTVSPESIAAVIRRFIPEFCLDVDVDPLRQGIADSWPNSLDDRAAREEWGWAPRYDLAAMTHDMLVNISKRS